The Drosophila nasuta strain 15112-1781.00 chromosome 2R, ASM2355853v1, whole genome shotgun sequence genome segment TCCCACAGTACGTCGCATGGCAGCCCATATAGCCAACGGAGTGCCGGCATCAGGAGAAGGCGCACTGCCTACAGATATTGGCAAGCTGTAAGTaacttcatttcaatttgctataaataaatgcatcaaatatttatttcttttcgttAGGAATGCGCATGAACTGCTTGCTCAGTACGACAGCACTCAAATGGCTTTTAATCCGACAATTCCGCTGCCCAAACAGGGCGAACCCAAGTTGAGGAAGGGCAAACACTTGTTTATACGGTCCGACTTTAAACAGGATTATGGCAAGTTGCTAAAGGATGCTAAAACGACACGGATCAGTTCCAAGAACGCcttgcaatttgattttctaAGCGAACTCAATAAACTAAGTAAATGAATGTTAATTACAATTGGATATTGTACATAATTTTAACTATGGATTGTTGAAGTACGTGAGTTGTacgttatttattttgtgtacaACTTTGTAGACTAAGCATAAAGTTAAACCTACTCGATTATAAATTTGCTGTCAAAGAAAGAGTAGATATTTTGAAGAAATGCAGTTTATATTTTAGCAATGaatacatttgaatttaactaCAAATAATGCGGGGAAAATAAGGAGCTCCTGGATGTGGTTGTAGAACATGCTAATAATTATGCTAAGCCTAAGGACGTTGAGTCTATTGTCATTTAACCGGGTACAGAAACGGATTGGGGTCGTCTATTCAACAACTATGTTGCTGGGGCCCGTTGACGTTGTCCAGCGCCTCCTGGTGGCAGATACTCTCGGTTGCCGACTGGCACAACGGGTTGAGCAAAGCTGCCAACAGCATTTTCGGGTAGAATGCCTGTTGCAGTGGCTGCCagaccagcagcagctgtggctGGAATTATGCGATTTGTTCCCTGATCAGCTACGTTGCTCTGAACACCACTTGGTCGTAAGATGGCACCACCACCGCCATATAAGGATTGCGATTGTGTCGGCGTCGGGGAGGGTGAGGGATACGAGCCACGTGCCGCATTGTAGCCAGCAACTTGAGGTGTTCCTGTAGCACGCAAGCTTCCGCCTGGCGACGAGGATGGAGCAACTGCTCCATAGGCTGTGTTGACGGCTTGCTGTCCACCACGATATACGTTGGCATTCAAGTTAACATTGCTAGAACTGGAGCTACTTCCGCTGTAATCGTAGATGTAAGCGTTGTTGGCATACAAACTTGGCGCAGAGACGCAGTCGTATTGATTCCACCAAACGCAGACCAGAGTCTCCTGGCTGAACACTGTGCCATTGGGGCAGAGAAACGAGTACGTGCGATTAAGGGCGCATATGTGGAAGACCTGACACTGTGCCTCAATGTCAGCATAATAGCCAGGAAGAGGCTGTTGAGCGCAATCAAAATTAGTGCGTGGTACCTGCGCATAAACGGGATAATCCACTCCAGCAACGCCAGGAATTGCCGAGTAGTCGCCATCGGCATCATCATTGTACTCATCGCCTGCGGACGCACGGGATCCGGTCGTGGAAACAGCTGCACTGCCGTACTGCGTCTGTGGTCCGTAAGGACCGCTGCGAGTTGCCGAGGATGCTGCCTGCAGACCTGTGCCCGTTGGACGCCTTGGTAGATTGGCGCTGGCAGCGGCGGGAGCTCCAAAAGCGGTCGTTGCCTGTCCACTGGGTGTATAACCCACCGCTGGCGATGGAAATAATCCCGCTCCATAGGCTGTTGCTGGTGCAGGTGTCAAGGGCAGCGCAGTTCCCGTGGGATAAGTACCAGGTGACAAACGGCCAGCCACAGCTCCGCCTCCTGCCGTGGTTGCCAGCTCAGGACGCACATAATTATAACCACTTTGGCCCTGCGATATAAGTTTAAGTATCAAAGGGGTCTCAACTATAGTCTTCATTTAGACTCACCTGTAATTGGGCGTAGCTTCCAGTCCAAAAGAGCAGCAGAACTGCAATAAGTAGAGAAGTCACCATTAAAGCTTTctaaatgtaaaaatctgGTCAAGTTCTAATGAATCGCAACGTTCGCTCCGAGTTTGCTTTGATCGAGCCGAGATCACAATTTGAAATGAACTGAGCTGCTGCATCGACAACAGTCGGTCCATGTCCATTTTAGGGCCAAGTACATTGGCCAAGCTGCGATTATTTGCACTGATAGCAAATGCGGACGGCTCTACATTGCGATCTTTATTTATCAGTTTCCTACTCAAGCGTCTGGCACAGTGGTGCAagtaaagaatatttaatgatcaatgattcaatttttttttgaattcatacaatattcattttttaagtgtagaaaatgttcaatttttcaaaaaaaaacctaTTGACACTCTAAAAAAAGTTAATGGCAAATTGTCTGGAAATTCCCAATATGACAATTAAACGTTTTGTAAATACACAAGTTTCACGAAAACGACGTGAgtgaaatgatttttaatgatacTTTCAATACTTCAATTTACTCTTTCGTTTAAGTTTtctttgtttatatattttcaagagtattaatatcttaatatgcattattttgaattcatttggtttaacaatttaaatgttggAGCTAATTCAACTAAGCTTTAATCacattattttctattataaattatttcgtttcaattttttattaaaatatggcATTTCAAAGTTAGTTAGGGTTTCCATTTTTCTACCACTGTGAAACTACGAAACGAACGCACTGCAACATCAATTGGCTGCCAAGAATTGCAGCTATTGCCATTGCTAGTGCTTGTGGCCAAAAAGAAGACGCATGCCTCGTAAATATGCAAGGCAGCAAAAACTTAGACAGACAGACGCCCACACAAAGAGAATCAGTAGCAGTCTCTCCAAAGGAAGTGCTAATAATGATGAGGCGGTCGGTCACTCTTGAGTTACGCGCCAGCGTTGAGCTTTTTCTGACCGACCCTGAGGAACAGTTGGGTTTGGTTAACTCACCTGCCAAGGCGGCTGTGTAGCGTTGTATCAGCATGACGAAAGatgatttttttgtgtaatgTTATTTGAATTCCTGATGATCCTTCCGACTTGCCTGTGAGCTGTTCCACTCGTTAGAACAAACTGCAAGCTTAGCGAGACCGGTAAGAGGCATTTATAGATGCTATTCTGAGCTTCTAAGCTAGGCAACGCTGCATCTTTGCGagatttatgtttatgtgGCAGCTGCCCAAGCCAACACGAGAAGCAAATAGACAGATATTCGTCAACAGTTCGTCAGTTTCGTGTTTGTGCTTGCGCTTTACTAAATTTATTGCACTGGAATATCCATTGTTGCGAGCGCTGGCCAGTTATCAGAATGCATTTATCTGAGTGACGATCCTAGCTTCGAATATTGCGCATGTTCCCCcctacgtatacgtaatatttcgCTTCGTTACGtatatgcaatttaattaaatatattcaaaatgtattacatttcaagtgcaatgcaattgaaatcaGTTGTTCTGTCCTTGACTACTGTCAACCGACAATATACgttcaaatttttgtaaatgtatgcaacacaaaatgacaaaaatatttaacttgtACCTGATTACATGttcttttttgtcttttgttcTACTTGACCTTTCCCGCTTCTTTGTGCAAGTATTTACAATCGAAATAGTGCTATGTTCTTGTATGCTTTTCGATTATCCATGCTGAGTTATTTAATGGTTATTGATTTATtgtaaatggaaatttaacTGCAGTGTCTTGGCTAATCATTGTATGAGGCTTAATAATGCATTATTGAGGCCACTATGTTTGCTATCTCCTTCATAGAAATCATAACATATTCCTATACACATTATGCATTGCTAATGTTTTTTCTTAGGAAAAGCCACAGCCGAGAGGGTTCGACTATAAGATACTTAGTACctatttaaatagaattaaacaaaatttgttcgcttgaagcaaataaattctttGATACTCTTACCATTCTAAATACATGAATAAACAGTTTTTAAATATGGTCTTAACTTTTAGAATTACAGCTGTATAATATGAGACCTATCAAATCGCTGTTGAGGTAACAGACAGACTGAATCTAAGAAGTTATTCCCTAGTCCATTTTCATGTTTGTCGTTTGTTTCGAATACtgaatattttgcaataaatagATTAAATAAGGTTTTTAAATCCAAAATCTAAACGCATTACCAATAGGGATAAGAAAGGATAAGaaagcattttttgtttgctcgcagaacaattttattttatatttttggctcGCCAACTTTCGCctcgcaaatcgaaaaaagaGTATTGCAAgggtaatttaattttagctaAAGTAAAGAATATTGGAACACATAATCACATTTAAAaatggttgcgatcagataaaaattgctgaagttatttgttatttacaaTGATTTGACAATCTGGCATGTTTTGCACTCAATAGTATATTTCCAATTTAGAAGTAATTTGTTACCGCTTGCTTTATAGGATAATAGAAAATTAGAAGCGGGCTTGTCACAGTTACCATACTTGCTAAACTTAATAAAGAGTTCTATATGTAAACTTTTAGTAATTTCTGAAGACTtaagtttttctttcatttaatatactacaattttgaaaaaatttaatacacACTTTTTAAGTGtgagtacatgctaataaaaaaatgtattttatttcttaaaagaCAAATTTCCCGAGAAGATGCATTTGGGAACacgaacaacaaaacaacagaaatttcaacaaaacaataagtaaataaagCCGTTATATCATTGATCGTCATTGTagctataattaaaacaaataagttcGATTAAGGCGAAAGATAGGGGAAACAAGCCACCAGTTGATCAGAGACCCATAGTGATGGTGATGGTGTGATATTGATTAGAATTCCCATTCGGCATATTTGATAAGATTGGATCAATGTCGTAATTCGCCCGAGTCGAGTGTCAAACCGATAAGATATTGCCATGACAAAGTTTTTGATGTACATATACTCGTATACGGTGAGTAGGTTGTTGATCGTCTCGAGACCTTGGTCAATAAATTATTCTGGGTCCTGGTCAAGTTAAACGTGCGAAACGTGTGTTTAGTAGTGCAAATTCTTTCAGAGAATTGTCGAGATCCTTTTTTAAGCTATCCCGTGTAAAGAAGTAAAAAAGTAGTATAGTTGTATCTATTGCACTTATCTTCTCGGCAGACATTAATCAAGTGGGTGCAGATACATCCCTTGGAGGTAATTTTTACGAGCTCTCAACATTTGTATACTCaattaaatatactgtatTTAGTAAACCATAATGTAAGACTTCTAATATAAGCTGAgtctttttaaattgtttcttaaaaGTGCATgcttaaaaaaagaaatttttgttACTTTAAACAATAAGATTTATTGTCCCAAATTTGCTAACCAACTTATTTAATGACCCTTTCCGtcaataatgaaataatacacaagaaaaaagtatttatttgttatatgtactttattaacgttaaataaatatttacaaaaatagcAAGGCATTAAGACATGCTCATACATACAGTATGGGCATGTTTTGGATTATTTAAAGTTCTGGGTCAAATTACTCACGTATTTGTAGTTACATCTAAAGAAACTAATTTAATACATCTCGACGATACTGATGGAACTGTAAgagtatttgttttgtttattccTACCAACAGTTGGGGGCGTATTTCGGGGGCTCTTCCGAGTATTTTCGTTTCGAACtctttttcatatttacaaACTAATTGCGAAAATTGCATTGGCTAAAccatcaaaattaattaacaagaAGAAGGAATACGATTttcaaaaagttaattaaaaagattttttgtttttgtgttttttcgaTTAcgaatttaaactaaaattggTCAGTTTCGGGCTAAGACAGGACGAGGGGAATAGAGCGTAGTTGACTAAAagttaagcacacacacatacacacacgcttCCGTCTCCGTCTGCGAAGCGCTGGCAATCCTGTCCAATCCAAGCGCCGTCATTAGGAATTGGGAACCGTTGGCATTGGCAACCCTATCGCCTGCTGCTAAACTTCGATGCCAGCGAATATAATGACTTGAGCAGCTCCAAAGCGCGACGATCCGAGTTCACCTCGGGATGCGTCGGCGTCGCTGCGGTCGTCGCCGCCGAATCGGCATCGTCCTCATCCTCGACACGAATCTCAAACTTGGTGGTCTCCTCGTAGCTGCCCGGGGATGTCGTGCTAGTCGACACTGGCAGCTCTGTGGTTGACGTGTAGCCAGGCGTGGTGCTCGTATAATAATCAGCATTTCCACCGCGTCTGAATGTGGTCACTGGCACTCGCAGCGTTGTCGTCTCCAGCTTCTTGCTGGGTATCTTGCTGTCGATGTCAATCAGTGCGTTCAACAGATGCTTGCGAGAGCGCTCCAATGCCTTGCCATTGTGATCGTCGCAGGTCTGGatcagcagcaatagcagacTGAGCACTTGGCGATCGTGCTCCGCCTTGGCCATCACATTGCGGAGGTGCAATGCCTCCTGCTCGTTGAGACCGCCAAACAGCTTGTTTGCAATGCGTTGCAGTCCACTGCTGGAGGGCAGAGCATCGCGAGGAATGTCGTAGCTCCTGAAAATGTCTTCCCATTCATAGCGCGAAGGCGAGGGCGTGGTTGTGGCAACCTGCAGCTTGGGCAGATAGGTGAAAGGCGACGCCGTCGTTGTGCTCACTCGCTGTTCCTTCATCAATGCATCGTTGATGGTCAGTGGATCCAGGAAGTCCGTCTGCGATTTCAGTGCCCATGGATGCTCTGTGGGCTTGTGTGTTGTGATCAGCTTCTGTGGTCTGGCGTCCTGCAGCAGATCATTGCGTGACTTGACAAACGACTgtgtctgctgttgctgcaggaACTCATCACCTTCACCAGAGTCGGGGCTAGGCGGCGACAGTTCAGCGGACAGCTCCAACTCCGAATCCTGTGATCGACTCGTGCTCAACTCGTACAGCTCGGTGGTCGTGGAGTAATCTGGCGCAGGGGTCGAATCAAATTTGTGATTTATCTCTAGAGCAATGCTTTGTGGTGTCGTCGCTTCCGGCAAGGATTTCGTGGGCAAATAATACTTGGCAGTGCCGTCGCTGAACAGCGAGGAATCCGTTGTGGTCACTGGCGTAAAGTTTGGCGGTTCGGTTGGCCTAGCACGCGCCAGCTCGGCACGGAAGCTGGTGGGATTCTCCAGATAGCTGCTCAACGCATTCGAAAAGACCTGCGCAATTTTCCGCGACTCTGGCTTTTCAGCCAATGCGCCAATGGTTGAGCCAGTGGTGCCAATTTGTGGAAAAGGTTGATACTCGTTTGCCTTTGCTGGTAACTTGGTCTCGTTCAGCTGAGCTGAGAGCAATCCCGTGCTGATGTCTGCGTCGCCCTCGGACTGTCCTCGTCCCTTGGCCGCCTTGAGACCAAAGAGAGTGCTGTACTGTTGCATTGTCTTGGGGCTCAGCAGACTCTGCTTGATGTCATCGGCCTGCTCGCTGATGCCAGGCGGCAGCTCGGATGTGGTCAGGGTGGCTGTGGTGTCGGAAGGTTTGGCTGTGGGTAGAATGGGTGATGGCGCCTTCACCGAGATCTTTGTGTGTCCAGCATTCTTCTCTGGCTTTACCAGCGCATTTCCGGACTCGTTTTGTTCTTGGGCAAAGTATTTCGCCAGCGAGACAAGTGCATCGGGACCAGAGGATGGCGGAATCTCGAGACCAGCGCGTGCTGACGTCGCTGGCGCAGCATTCAGTTCTACATCCTCGAACTTATCCTTCAACAAATTAACGGTCTTCAACATTTCCTGCACATTGCGATACACTGAATCCTCTTCGACAGGACTGGGAGCGAAGAGCAGCGA includes the following:
- the LOC132784165 gene encoding uncharacterized protein LOC132784165, which encodes MLIQRYTAALAVLLLFWTGSYAQLQGQSGYNYVRPELATTAGGGAVAGRLSPGTYPTGTALPLTPAPATAYGAGLFPSPAVGYTPSGQATTAFGAPAAASANLPRRPTGTGLQAASSATRSGPYGPQTQYGSAAVSTTGSRASAGDEYNDDADGDYSAIPGVAGVDYPVYAQVPRTNFDCAQQPLPGYYADIEAQCQVFHICALNRTYSFLCPNGTVFSQETLVCVWWNQYDCVSAPSLYANNAYIYDYSGSSSSSSNVNLNANVYRGGQQAVNTAYGAVAPSSSPGGSLRATGTPQVAGYNAARGSYPSPSPTPTQSQSLYGGGGAILRPSGVQSNVADQGTNRIIPATAAAGLAATATGILPENAVGSFAQPVVPVGNREYLPPGGAGQRQRAPAT
- the LOC132786604 gene encoding uncharacterized protein LOC132786604; translated protein: MLPLKGISVHKMRHTQLHLLCCALLLLAYLSKTSAETKYRTPARILAKQTGATQFEEERYEAHTNCNEHKHHLKKRASDEDVDYEVYQGVVGRPGIDFPIYPRIPKTTFSCRSYGNGYFADMETDCQVFHICEEGRKISFLCPNGTIFQQSELTCDWWFKVNCLGSSGYYAESAEILNKQRVHRVRPSVPVQGFNIVGGGLNIKPKVTPVVGQARVASRPGSKSDRRIDSTEDLHASIESVDFDDVSGEKQRKVLPSIDNNSNDHETQITAESSSFVSGTGKRRIGSSSSNGGNGNGNGNGNSNNSPNSSDDASVLKPARSRIGSSQERSSQIRSGLGHNESRERARNGQRGQQRYKDVDSDEQQQHGSKDKSKEKLSVQSTLKEKPEFYEAHSTRPVQHTTPYYVPSSYSTARRLEPSKSTPFYTPTVPSVSKSKSTEGKLNYIKGGHSATTPNPNRFGVPAISGLFLESSVAPKGAKPTASASGSGSLELDSTYRPVVIGMRHHYDVASSGEFRRPPVNLNSNADLLPKKPSLRDYLPTTPPSTATSGGPTYLPKIGAAPRLNAAAAGGESLLFAPSPVEEDSVYRNVQEMLKTVNLLKDKFEDVELNAAPATSARAGLEIPPSSGPDALVSLAKYFAQEQNESGNALVKPEKNAGHTKISVKAPSPILPTAKPSDTTATLTTSELPPGISEQADDIKQSLLSPKTMQQYSTLFGLKAAKGRGQSEGDADISTGLLSAQLNETKLPAKANEYQPFPQIGTTGSTIGALAEKPESRKIAQVFSNALSSYLENPTSFRAELARARPTEPPNFTPVTTTDSSLFSDGTAKYYLPTKSLPEATTPQSIALEINHKFDSTPAPDYSTTTELYELSTSRSQDSELELSAELSPPSPDSGEGDEFLQQQQTQSFVKSRNDLLQDARPQKLITTHKPTEHPWALKSQTDFLDPLTINDALMKEQRVSTTTASPFTYLPKLQVATTTPSPSRYEWEDIFRSYDIPRDALPSSSGLQRIANKLFGGLNEQEALHLRNVMAKAEHDRQVLSLLLLLIQTCDDHNGKALERSRKHLLNALIDIDSKIPSKKLETTTLRVPVTTFRRGGNADYYTSTTPGYTSTTELPVSTSTTSPGSYEETTKFEIRVEDEDDADSAATTAATPTHPEVNSDRRALELLKSLYSLASKFSSRR